From one Melioribacteraceae bacterium genomic stretch:
- a CDS encoding glycosyltransferase: MQISVRADIGGGPEHLYNLVKGSTQKFNYFIAAPNDKPYLELFRSLVGNDNIIIIPHRKFRVSAFLSLREFIKKNNISIIHSHGKGAGIYGRLLALITGKRSIHTLHGFHIGKYNLLQKQLYFFIERILSIFSHKIIAVSEGEKKHILESNICSESKILVIENGIKIPDQFISQENFNQTPKKLMHLTRFDYQKNTSQLISICNELKKREVLHQFQFLIYGNGEDFEVFKQQIIDLELENSIILKGADPNAREKLVEGFCYISTSRWEGLPISLLEAFAVGLPVICSDTTGNNDLVKNNFNGYLYDISDPSQAVDYLLKLSADQELWSKLSTNARDFVTNNYSLEKMISKIEQVYDN, translated from the coding sequence TTGCAAATAAGCGTACGCGCAGACATTGGCGGGGGACCTGAACATCTTTACAACTTAGTAAAAGGATCGACTCAAAAGTTTAACTATTTTATTGCAGCTCCAAACGATAAACCATATTTGGAACTATTTCGTTCACTGGTCGGAAACGATAATATAATTATCATTCCTCATCGTAAATTTAGAGTTTCTGCTTTCCTTAGTTTAAGAGAGTTTATTAAAAAAAATAATATCTCGATAATACATTCGCATGGCAAAGGTGCCGGAATATATGGCAGATTGCTGGCTCTCATTACAGGTAAAAGATCGATTCATACTTTACACGGTTTTCATATCGGCAAGTACAATCTTCTGCAGAAACAATTATACTTTTTTATAGAAAGAATACTTTCAATATTTTCACACAAAATAATTGCGGTTTCCGAAGGAGAAAAGAAACATATTCTTGAATCCAATATATGCAGTGAATCAAAAATTTTAGTTATAGAAAATGGGATCAAAATTCCTGATCAATTCATTTCACAGGAAAACTTTAATCAAACACCCAAAAAGCTTATGCATTTAACGCGTTTTGATTATCAGAAAAATACATCTCAATTGATTTCGATTTGTAATGAGCTAAAAAAGAGGGAAGTTCTACATCAATTTCAATTTCTTATTTATGGAAACGGTGAAGATTTTGAAGTGTTTAAGCAACAAATTATTGATCTAGAATTAGAAAATTCAATTATTTTAAAAGGTGCTGATCCGAACGCAAGAGAAAAATTAGTCGAAGGCTTTTGTTATATTTCTACTTCAAGATGGGAGGGATTACCTATTAGTTTATTGGAGGCTTTTGCCGTTGGTCTACCGGTAATTTGTTCGGATACAACCGGCAATAATGATTTAGTTAAAAATAATTTCAACGGATATCTTTATGATATTTCTGATCCTTCACAAGCAGTTGATTATTTACTAAAACTATCAGCCGATCAAGAACTTTGGAGTAAACTTTCCACCAATGCTAGAGATTTTGTAACTAATAATTATAGTTTGGAGAAAATGATTAGTAAAATAGAACAGGTATACGATAATTGA
- a CDS encoding lipopolysaccharide biosynthesis protein: MTKEYFKKGILLYFLGNVSSKLITLLLLPLFTYYLTQEEYGLFDVLNTIVMFFVPIVGVQLFEGILRFLLDSNETNKHSKVITTSFYFLLINLVLLNLFFLAIVNFINIPHSTWLLLYFNFYFINFYLQRISRGLQLQKVFAFSGIINTLVIAIVSALVLIQYDFKTDGLLAAYFFGSFSSSIYLIFSTKIHRYIRIVAFEKILLNQLLVYSIPLLFDAVLWWTMNLSDRLILGYFNGTGDVGIYSVANKFAALLTFLNHIFYLVWQEYALINSSDSSRIEEFKKIFIQYVKIQFTGILILMPISKLAIEFLIDENFISAYLFVPALMIGAMYSSLAAFYGIFYQRLKRTNGALYTSLIAALLNVGANFLLIPSYGIWAAAGSTMAAFLLLWIIRMYIFRDSFNLGKSFLLKVLIAVILLTLSLTLYFIDGIHWQILNLLFAGVLFIVINKNFIQKLFTRTSN; encoded by the coding sequence GTGACCAAAGAATATTTCAAAAAAGGAATTCTTTTATATTTTCTTGGGAATGTCAGTTCTAAGTTAATTACACTTTTGTTACTTCCTCTTTTTACTTATTACCTTACGCAAGAAGAATACGGTCTCTTTGATGTCCTAAACACTATTGTAATGTTCTTCGTTCCGATTGTCGGTGTTCAATTATTTGAGGGTATCTTAAGATTTCTACTTGATAGTAATGAAACAAATAAACATAGCAAGGTTATCACAACTTCTTTTTATTTTCTTTTGATTAATTTAGTTCTGCTTAATTTATTCTTTCTCGCCATTGTAAATTTTATAAATATTCCTCATTCAACCTGGCTGCTATTATATTTTAATTTTTACTTCATTAATTTTTACCTACAAAGAATTTCACGTGGACTGCAGCTTCAGAAGGTTTTCGCATTTTCAGGTATTATAAACACTTTGGTTATAGCAATCGTAAGCGCGTTAGTCCTAATTCAATATGACTTCAAAACAGATGGATTATTGGCAGCTTATTTTTTTGGCAGCTTTTCATCATCTATTTACCTCATATTTTCAACAAAAATTCATCGTTATATCCGAATAGTAGCTTTTGAAAAAATCTTACTCAATCAACTTTTAGTTTACTCAATTCCGTTACTTTTTGACGCAGTTCTTTGGTGGACAATGAATTTGTCAGATAGATTGATACTAGGCTACTTTAATGGTACAGGTGATGTAGGTATTTATAGCGTTGCCAATAAATTTGCTGCTTTGTTGACCTTTCTCAATCATATATTTTATCTTGTTTGGCAGGAGTATGCTCTTATCAATTCAAGTGATTCTTCTAGAATCGAAGAATTCAAAAAAATATTTATTCAGTATGTAAAAATTCAATTTACGGGGATACTTATATTGATGCCCATTTCCAAATTGGCGATTGAGTTTTTAATTGATGAAAATTTTATATCTGCTTATTTGTTTGTTCCCGCACTAATGATTGGTGCGATGTATTCTTCTTTAGCCGCATTTTATGGAATCTTTTATCAAAGGTTAAAAAGAACAAATGGCGCTCTTTACACTTCACTAATTGCCGCATTATTGAATGTAGGCGCTAATTTTCTATTGATTCCTAGTTACGGAATCTGGGCTGCAGCGGGCTCAACAATGGCTGCATTTTTATTATTATGGATTATACGGATGTATATTTTCCGTGATTCGTTTAATCTTGGTAAATCTTTTTTACTCAAAGTACTTATTGCTGTTATATTACTAACACTTAGTCTAACTTTATATTTTATTGATGGAATCCATTGGCAAATCTTAAACTTATTGTTTGCGGGGGTTTTATTTATAGTGATTAATAAAAACTTCATTCAAAAATTGTTTACTAGAACGTCAAATTAG
- a CDS encoding H-type lectin domain-containing protein: MKKVLFAALFLILSVGLFAQQIESGVFDVNSNTKGYSLDKNSGDRIFTLEVRFNKPFETIPDVVVGLNKMEFDKNTNARVDVQASAVSRDGFVLRIKTWGDTRVLVLGGSWVAHN, encoded by the coding sequence ATGAAAAAAGTATTATTTGCTGCACTATTTTTGATACTTTCGGTTGGTTTATTCGCTCAACAAATTGAAAGTGGTGTTTTTGATGTAAATAGTAACACAAAAGGGTATTCGCTTGATAAAAATAGCGGAGACAGAATTTTTACTTTAGAAGTAAGATTCAATAAACCATTTGAAACAATTCCGGACGTTGTTGTTGGTTTAAATAAGATGGAATTTGATAAAAACACAAACGCAAGAGTAGATGTTCAAGCATCAGCAGTTTCACGTGATGGTTTTGTTCTCAGAATAAAAACATGGGGTGATACACGAGTCTTGGTTCTTGGCGGCAGCTGGGTTGCCCACAATTAA
- a CDS encoding O-antigen ligase family protein, whose amino-acid sequence MLKSRINSKISYYLVAALLASFLISLALLQLFAALLFIIWLFEKDKLKSADLFLYVILGFGLIRLVSILFSEYFSVSLVAIQKELLFYTTILALFFYIKTFERQQITKQLEIMIHAGAVVALIGIILFSLGTSHRAQSFGSGYATFSTYLTVILMFILSFHTNYKFKRGTLVWIFESGLIFSGIILAMGRADLAIAVTLGIVIIFLRKIALKKIVPAAVIAFTLTIVALQFNPGESAGRISNPTTLSDRDVLYKGFFELASEHPILGFGPRTFHEIFPFKDKLADKKVGTWHNDYIQTYLESGIFALVLLLILIFLFFHKSKWVILKPSKLVKIDNDKFALIFGTIAILLSGLTGVFLYSPILSILFAYFISLFSYFHYIDGYQS is encoded by the coding sequence ATGCTCAAATCCCGAATTAACTCAAAGATCAGTTATTATTTAGTAGCGGCGTTATTGGCTTCATTTTTGATTTCATTAGCACTGTTGCAATTATTTGCCGCTTTATTATTCATAATATGGTTGTTTGAAAAAGATAAACTAAAATCCGCGGACTTGTTTCTTTATGTTATTCTTGGGTTCGGTTTAATCAGATTGGTTTCAATTCTTTTCTCTGAATACTTTAGCGTTAGCCTCGTAGCAATCCAAAAGGAATTGCTCTTCTATACGACAATATTAGCATTGTTTTTCTATATAAAAACTTTCGAACGTCAGCAAATTACTAAACAATTGGAAATAATGATTCATGCCGGTGCAGTTGTAGCATTGATTGGGATTATTCTTTTTTCACTTGGTACAAGTCATCGTGCACAATCTTTTGGGTCAGGTTATGCAACTTTCTCGACTTATCTCACTGTAATTCTAATGTTTATTCTTTCTTTTCATACAAATTACAAGTTTAAGCGAGGAACTCTAGTTTGGATTTTTGAATCCGGATTAATTTTTTCCGGGATAATTCTTGCGATGGGAAGAGCTGATCTTGCAATTGCAGTCACACTTGGAATTGTAATAATCTTTTTAAGAAAAATAGCACTAAAGAAAATTGTTCCTGCTGCAGTAATTGCTTTTACATTAACAATAGTTGCCCTCCAATTCAATCCGGGTGAATCTGCCGGAAGAATTTCTAATCCAACTACATTATCGGATCGGGATGTTTTATATAAAGGATTTTTTGAACTAGCTTCGGAGCACCCAATTCTAGGATTTGGTCCTAGAACTTTTCATGAGATTTTCCCATTCAAGGATAAACTTGCTGATAAAAAAGTTGGCACCTGGCATAATGATTATATCCAAACATACCTTGAAAGCGGTATTTTTGCTTTAGTTTTGCTCTTAATCTTAATTTTTCTGTTTTTTCACAAATCGAAATGGGTCATCTTAAAGCCTAGTAAATTGGTTAAAATTGATAACGATAAATTCGCTCTGATTTTCGGTACAATCGCAATATTGCTATCAGGATTAACGGGTGTTTTTTTGTATTCGCCAATTTTATCAATTCTATTCGCATATTTTATTTCTTTATTCTCTTATTTCCATTATATTGATGGTTATCAAAGTTAA
- a CDS encoding ABC transporter transmembrane domain-containing protein, translating into MKTYFRILSYVKPYWKHLLLSVTATFFYAILNGASVYLAIPLLDTLFQESGVSTSIPETTTDPAAAEILPGWFSQFMNSLTKSFQEFIFSGTEVESLFKICALILFAFLGKNLFGYLQAYFLAFVEQGVIKDMRNQAYVHLHKLPMSFFKNEKTGNLISKITNDVNVVQSSVSAVFLNLVREPLTILVFLGIAMSISLHLTLFSFIVLPVSLAIIGWIGLKLHKQSGILQSKMADITNLLQETISGVKIVKAFGMEEYENNKFKKETFKFFKLSLRMVRVRNAASPITEFLSVIVGVIVIFYGGQLVLIDGTMRASEFLTFLFAIFQLMPPIKELSSVNNRIQESSAAAERVFEILDTEPNIKSAADAIRKTEFNEVIEFKNVSYKYEDSSVEVVKNISFKVNNGEIIALVGSSGSGKTTLVDLIPRFYDPVDGAILIDGIDIRKIKLEDLRKMMGIVTQETVLFNESVSNNIAYGLENFDSTNIIEAAKAANAHDFIINLPKGYDTIIGERGTKLSGGQRQRISIARALLKNPPIMIFDEATSALDNESEILVQEAIDRLMHHRTTFVIAHRLSTIRNANRILVLDNGQIVQDGKHDQLIKNSTGIYKRLYEMQFR; encoded by the coding sequence TAAAACCTTATTGGAAACATCTACTGTTATCAGTTACAGCAACGTTTTTCTATGCCATTCTTAATGGTGCTTCGGTTTATTTAGCTATTCCATTACTAGACACACTTTTCCAAGAATCCGGTGTTTCGACATCTATTCCGGAAACGACTACCGATCCGGCAGCGGCTGAAATTTTACCGGGATGGTTCTCCCAATTCATGAATAGTTTAACGAAATCATTTCAAGAATTTATTTTTAGCGGAACAGAAGTTGAATCATTATTCAAAATATGTGCATTAATTCTCTTTGCATTTCTTGGTAAAAATTTATTTGGATATCTTCAAGCATATTTCCTTGCATTCGTTGAACAAGGTGTAATCAAGGATATGCGCAACCAAGCTTATGTTCATCTACACAAATTACCGATGAGCTTTTTTAAGAATGAAAAAACCGGAAATTTAATATCCAAAATAACCAACGATGTAAATGTTGTTCAGTCCAGTGTATCTGCGGTTTTTCTAAATTTAGTTAGAGAACCACTGACCATTTTGGTATTTCTCGGTATAGCAATGTCAATTAGTCTTCATCTTACTTTATTCTCGTTTATTGTTTTGCCGGTTTCTTTAGCAATAATTGGTTGGATTGGATTAAAGCTCCACAAGCAAAGTGGAATTTTGCAAAGTAAAATGGCCGATATAACGAATTTATTACAAGAAACAATTTCCGGTGTAAAGATCGTCAAGGCATTTGGAATGGAAGAATATGAAAATAATAAATTCAAGAAAGAAACATTCAAGTTCTTCAAGCTAAGTCTTAGAATGGTAAGAGTTAGAAACGCAGCTTCACCAATAACAGAATTTTTGAGTGTTATTGTTGGTGTCATAGTGATTTTTTACGGTGGTCAGCTTGTGTTGATAGATGGAACAATGCGAGCAAGTGAATTTCTCACATTTCTATTTGCAATATTCCAATTAATGCCGCCTATAAAAGAATTAAGCAGTGTTAATAATCGAATTCAAGAATCCAGTGCTGCTGCGGAGAGAGTTTTTGAAATTTTAGATACAGAACCAAATATAAAAAGTGCTGCGGATGCAATCAGAAAGACTGAATTTAATGAAGTAATCGAATTCAAGAATGTTTCTTATAAGTATGAAGATTCTTCGGTAGAAGTTGTTAAAAACATAAGTTTCAAGGTGAACAATGGTGAAATAATCGCACTTGTCGGCAGCAGTGGTTCGGGTAAAACAACTCTTGTAGATTTAATTCCGAGATTTTATGACCCGGTTGATGGCGCTATTTTAATTGATGGAATTGACATAAGGAAAATTAAATTAGAAGATTTAAGAAAAATGATGGGCATCGTAACTCAGGAAACAGTTTTATTTAATGAATCGGTTTCTAATAATATTGCTTATGGTCTTGAGAATTTTGACTCAACTAATATAATCGAAGCAGCCAAAGCTGCTAATGCACATGATTTTATTATTAATCTTCCCAAAGGTTACGATACGATAATTGGTGAACGGGGGACAAAACTTTCGGGTGGACAAAGACAGAGAATTTCGATTGCTCGAGCATTATTAAAAAATCCTCCTATCATGATTTTTGATGAAGCAACTTCGGCATTAGATAACGAATCAGAAATACTTGTCCAAGAAGCAATCGATAGATTGATGCATCATCGAACAACTTTTGTAATTGCTCATAGATTAAGTACAATTAGAAATGCTAATCGTATATTAGTTTTAGATAACGGACAAATAGTACAAGATGGTAAACATGATCAGCTAATAAAAAACTCCACCGGAATTTATAAACGATTATATGAAATGCAATTCAGGTAA